cctgcgagtgggaaccaactcggctgggttcggagagctactactcactctgtctataataaacacgtgcattaacatgccacttcagctgtcatataataaacacgtgcattaacatgccagtcgtctcattcgttcatcctccataaggtcatggatgggactcggtcttgaaaagctatttcggcttgcccatgatagggaagaattcgcacgggccataaacgatgtctgcccatggtagtcgtctacgtctgaatacggattcggcattagaagaagaagaagattaaaaagtattagaagtatgttacaTGAACTGGGATGGTTGAGTATTAATAATAGTTTGAAGCTAAGCACATTAtcgtttgtttataagttagatcatgagTTATTACCCgattattttaaagattatagaataagaaatagagatattcataatcattacactagaaataagaataatttagttgtaggtagagtaagaaaaagaaagacagctgggggtgtctttcacaggggtgtactaatgtataacgccctccctgagtgcatcaggtcttctaagaccatggatgcattcttgcgaggagacacctctgtgagggacagtacatataagttaaatatagaattttagatatatgttattgaaatgtatttttttgtaaattagctaatagctaaaattatatataaataaataaaataaatacacgaaaGTCAACCTTGGTCGAAATACCTCCGTCGAACTAGGACAAATGCGGtttggtgattactggtcacgaagtactcgtcacaaagtcacttaaatctctataacggaacatctggtagccgaaaagtcacactaacgaaaactcgattgGCAAATATCGTGTAGGGATATACCACGACTTGTACCATACGAAACTAGGTCGATgatatttccctcatcgaacttaatctgtgCAAATATCATCGCGTCctgttctcgtacacgaaagtcagccgtggccgaaatacttcgtccagcttacccataaatGGGATTCTTAATGACTAAGATCGTTTAACAAtgttgagaaaaataaaaatcggatAGGATTCCGTTCCgttttgtttatgtatgtatgtatatcagtggcggacggtgggtgttaataccgggtgtgctgtgtatgccgtagggcgtagggtataaaattagcaattaaaaaaaaatactcgttttgcattacaaaaatgtttaatttattagttatttatacataagttcaatgcgacgtttctgagacataaacttttcaatcacgtctgcatagaatgtgtctttctgttttaattccaccaataactttttttctattgaaattaagctaaggccacataatctatcttgaccttgcgtacctctatagcaagtttttattcttttcagcgccgaaaaagaccgttctgctgaagctgtactgcttggtatcgttaatattaattctcccagcttaaacacctctttaaaaccagattcgaggttattttttgtcatgaattgtattaattcatgaacaggtttctctgaaaattcagagctggaatatagcacaatgagttcgtttttcaatcgaatataatcaaacagtgatccataaaaatcttttaatttattaattaaaacatttggaaaattttctttatattcgtcatatttatcattacaaagaaggtggaaatattctaatttggaaagtgaagaatatctacattcgacttgtgcgattatgctatcaactattttgaaatataattgacgaaatgaagttttatcttctacttctgaataattttttaatctttgtggccacgatcatgatcatcatttttttcatttaaataattattccataacatttcaaaattattatacctttcgtatttcagttgctgcaaaacatcattaatttttttacaacaatataaaacgtccgaagatttagattgaagaatgttatacaaaacatcagttattccaaacagttttgaaaaaaattgaagaagtttaattgtttgaaaatcctctaaaaagcctaaaaaccctcgtgcttttataacagtatctgtgtcccataattcacaattttctataacatgtcgaaaaaaaatatgtaaattgacttctgtattgttgtactgtgctacttaaacgagatgtaaaattccaccttgtgggtgctacagagggaagtctttttgtcacaaattcctgtaaagcgaatactcttttggaagattttgaaaagtatgtagacaatccatttaaagtttgaaaaaatgatttactttctttaatatcagaaagaccttgctgcaatactaaattcaatacatgagcataacagtgtgtaaaaagagcaaaaggataagcattgaggactttggattgcaaaccatttacgtgtccactcattacacttgctccatcataagtctgtccaaccaatttgtcttgaattttaaattcttcaactatgttcaccattagaatagaccattagatgttttatcagcactaacgtctgtaaaactaataaaccgttcatgtacattgcctttacatacaaaacgtaaaactgttgagagctgtgattttgtcattatatctgaagtttcatcgagaataatagcaacaaaacttgctgactctacttcattttttatatgaactttaataacatgagagattgcttcgattatgtcattttgtatacttggagaagtaccacgaaaggtagtagcagtatttagagtatctaaaacagaatcatattctcgaagagcatttagatattcaatgtaattgcctttgtttacggaattacatgactcgtcgtgacctcgcagggacagttcttgttttcctagatagattattgcgttaat
This Arctopsyche grandis isolate Sample6627 chromosome 7, ASM5162203v2, whole genome shotgun sequence DNA region includes the following protein-coding sequences:
- the LOC143914959 gene encoding zinc finger MYM-type protein 1-like gives rise to the protein MPCSKLVGLVGVCRRIFACIGCEIRSKLFCWPCLLFSKDINVWNKEGFADLNHLTAALKKHKGSQAHVQSFLSIQMFGKQRIDVLIDSQRKAEISRHNEQVNKNRDVLKRIINAIIYLGKQELSLRGHDESCNSVNKGNYIEYLNALREYDSVLDTLNTATTFRGTSPSIQNDIIEAISHVIKVHIKNEVESASFVAIILDETSDIMTKSQLSTVLRFVCKGNVHERFISFTDVSADKTSNGLF